Proteins encoded within one genomic window of Tachysurus vachellii isolate PV-2020 chromosome 16, HZAU_Pvac_v1, whole genome shotgun sequence:
- the mrps18a gene encoding 39S ribosomal protein S18a, mitochondrial yields MAALCVMKSVRTALSAVHCVINNSLTPRLLNAPQLSFFGCTSSRGIRQVVEQQEGKTTVIEGLTVAAPESPQPPNPAAKCPIYRWNLQNKYTYTDVLLLSQFIRSDGGMLPRRVTGLCAQEHRKITVCVQMAHRAGLLPDHRPRLPEGHIPKPKPNPPLNRYLTRYSVKSVKPIYRKGMKWCKNRMPVGHPALKDNIRYSPKPLYTKH; encoded by the exons ATGGCGGCGCTGTGTGTAATGAAGTCTGTAAGGACGGCGCTCAGTGCCGTGCACTGCGTTATTAACAACAGTTTAACACCGCGGTTATTAAATGCACCCCAGTTGTCGTTTTTTGGCTGCACATCGAGTCGTGGTATCCGGCAAG tggTGGAACAGCAAGAGGGGAAAACTACAGTG atTGAGGGTCTAACAGTGGCAGCACCCGAGAGCCCACAACCTCCGAATCCAGCTGCTAAGTGTCCGATTTATCGCTGGAACCTTCAGAAcaagtacacatacaca GACGTTTTATTACTGAGTCAGTTCATTCGTTCTGATGGAGGGATGTTGCCGAGACGTGTCACTGGCCTTTGTGCTCAGGAACACCGCAagatcacagtgtgtgtgcagatggcCCACCGTGCAG GTCTCCTGCCAGATCACAGACCACGTCTCCCTGAAGGCCACATACCAAAGCCCAAGCCCAACCCACCACTTAACAG gtACCTGACTCGTTACTCTGTGAAATCAGTGAAGCCCATCTATAGGAAAGGAATGAAGTGGTGTAAGAATCGTATGCCTGTGGGACATCCGGCCCTCAAGGACAACATCAGATATAGTCCTAAGCCGCTCTACACAAAGCACTGA
- the rsph9 gene encoding radial spoke head protein 9 homolog: MDSRSLMSLDLMCGNGLALSTEHKAALQTSLLIVKRNYKFNKVLFWGKILGIKNDYFIAQGVGEDEMKDKKYLYSFNCMNWHLLPHATEALAEEVAVVATGRFMGDPAHIYEHTEVQHRGEGEDAVEEEVTVKVSEEKRLAVAVFTIDKEVAFVPRGAYIKSPHGTVQTNRSFEGLSPTEVTKLNNYLHFTEPKNLKKKSILQMADLNPSIDFLDPLSDDIPKGSWSLQFEHGSRVCVIRSLLWLGLTFIHIPATPEHGYIYVGDGLKNLDLPVMM; encoded by the exons ATGGACTCCAGGTCTTTAATGTCATTGGATTTAATGTGTGGGAACGGGCTGGCCCTGAGCACCGAGCACAAGGCAGCTCTACAAACATCTCTGCTCATTGTGAAGAGAAATTACAAATTTAACAAAGTCCTGTTCTGGGGAAAGATCCTgggaattaaaaatgattatttcatAGCTCAAGGGGTCGGAGAAGATGAAATGAAGGACAAAAAGTACTTATACAG TTTTAATTGCATGAATTGGCACTTGCTTCCTCATGCCACCGAGGCCCTGGCAGAGGAGGTGGCTGTGGTGGCTACGGGACGTTTTATGGGTGATCCAGCTCACATATACGAGCACACTGAAGTACAGCACCGGGGAGAGGGAGAAGATGCTGTGGAGGAGGAAGTCACG GTGAAAGTGAGTGAAGAGAAACGGCTAGCTGTGGCTGTGTTTACCATCGATAAAGAGGTGGCCTTTGTGCCACGAGGCGCATACATTAAGAGCCCTCATGGCACTGTTCAGACTAACCGCAGCTTTGAGG GCCTAAGCCCTACAGAGGTAACGAAGTTAAACAATTATTTACACTTCACTGAACCCAAAAACCTGAAGAAGAAATCCATTTTACAAATGGCTGATCTTAACCCTTCCATTGACTTCCTGGATCCTCTAAGTGATGACATTCCCAAAG GATCATGGAGTTTACAGTTCGAACATGGCAGCAGAGTCTGTGTTATCAGGAGTCTGCTGTGGCTCGGTTTGACCTTCATCCACATACCCGCAACCCCGGAACACGGTTACATCTACGTGGGAGACGGCCTCAAGAACCTGGACCTGCCTGTCATGATGTAG